Proteins from one Podospora pseudoanserina strain CBS 124.78 chromosome 1, whole genome shotgun sequence genomic window:
- a CDS encoding hypothetical protein (EggNog:ENOG503P78Y; COG:S): MEPIKIKTTVLTADALAKAMAEMQSIFSQLTPSEYKDALTIQSGDDSDRSAQKLFSDPGGNDSVSSDQNLTTTTTLACPSHPTTDEPTTSETKPGQNNYHILPHPVPVSKSEPRTVKIGTLNNIPIYHYFSHAEQFLASQEYATPFGKRFLLDEPDSLLPSDDPSDRVFHPPPHSEEWWPGPGNANRDFRFKKYFKIRKSGLGGLGAFATVDIEMGRVILLERPLLLTTHGRVEDDVLAMRQEGKGIYRSLDGGGEVGWVIRVKDRNCFDLGGGIGFFGIASRFNHACRGAANVNYKYDHHRKVMVMTARRDIEAGTELFIDYGAGSSACLYAMYGFVCRCGGGCRRLTRRDLEAMGAGLKELVKWGLASEKELAW; this comes from the exons ATGGAGcccatcaagatcaagaccacCGTTCTCACCGCCGACGCTTTGGCGAAAGCCATGGCCGAGATGCAATCCATCTTTTCCCAACTAACCCCCTCAGAGTACAAAGATGCCCTGACCATCCAGTCAGGCGACGATTCCGACCGATCAGCTCAGAAGCTGTTCTCCGACCCGGGGGGCAACGACTCGGTCAGCTCTGACcaaaacctcaccaccacaacaacccttGCCTGTCCCAGTCATCCAACCACCGACgaacccaccaccagcgagaCAAAACCTGGGCAAAACAACTACCACATCCTCCCGCACCCGGTCCCGGTCTCCAAATCTGAACCGCGGACTGTGAAAATCGGCACGCTAAACAACATCCCCATCTATCACTACTTCTCCCACGCCGAGCAGTTCCTCGCAAGCCAAGAATACGCCACCCCGTTCGGGAagcgcttcctcctcgacgagCCAGACAGCTTGTTGCCTTCCGATGACCCCTCTGACAGGGttttccaccctcccccccactcGGAGGAGTGGTGGCCCGGTCCGGGGAACGCAAACAGGGATTTTCGATTCAAGAAATATTTTAAGATACGCAAGTCggggcttggggggttgggggcgttTGCTACGGTGGATATTGAGATGGGTAGGGTTATCTTGCTGGAGAGGCCGCTGCTGTTGACCACGcatgggagggtggaggatgatgtgtTGGCGATGCGGcaggaggggaaagggattTATAGGAGCttggatgggggaggtgaggtggggtgggtgatCAGGGTGAAGGATCGGAATTG CTTTGATCTGGGAGGTGGGATAGGCTTCTTTGGGATTGCCTCGAGGTTCAACCATGCTTGTCGGGGTGCGGCGAATGTGAATTATAAGTATGATCATCACAGAAAGGTGATGGTTatgacggcgaggagggacATCGAGGCAGGGACGGAGCTGTTTATTGACTATGGGGCTGGGTCTTCGGCTTGCTTGTATGCCATGTATGGGTTTGTTTGTCGGTGCGGTGGGGGGTGCAGGCggttgacgaggagggatttgGAGGCCATGGGGGCTGGGTTGAAGGAACTTGTGAAGTGGGGGTTGGCGAGTGAGAAGGAATTGGCGTGGTGA
- a CDS encoding hypothetical protein (EggNog:ENOG503PHS1), with protein sequence MKVSLAPFGGNGINPTSILHPEPHIPPSSCGLPDCLPVTCLVPRLSPPHEDSAISRYHFCFSFSSCISRIARRPGFKLPPQSLQDKVWCVVRVDKVPRLLPDASNRLDESLSPVATQPAAGQSVPQPSLQHIWFPHPSIPVCRARRRGSWTVAVQAGPEEKGPLFSLHPRVLLPVPKPSPADHSVNAPAAVCINTTAPAASRSTFIRGTRFPSHSWLSALAHNPSTLTFLPRHLSAKTMLEVTGYPQQQYFGGPAHRVFPPLPPAVPLSSSTPELLREVAFNASNYYSSSNPATKQQAETRSASVSSVSSSTSLSSPPSMQRGTSSRTISPVPSMTDSAIGNALVAGTHYQQSPQPQSYTPQAHTTLSLPSPSQYFQAHMAPPATLYSSLSQRQYSQSQHYGYQVGSIPSHPSPLSMQSFPGLGFTHFAISSYHSPSSDLHSYQTSPLLQYRPEVRGPSPFLKGLQSLPPHIISRIHRSFTYLECFQVSKVSRWFKEKFDPANLPVEDKIAGVRYAEQYYRRYFPGRASSSNASGSGREYDAKHPGSFGCYHCFQIKGPECFEQFKWNNHPEDDGNNETGSSASTLGPGAVSVRSTPPKSSVSAYSSTGNPHYDPSLTRSSVTAAANNSRRASRAESTGSPASSSTAAGGSMPSTDSPRIKETWGIRRFCIDCGIRKQYYRPGDLIELCKTKEAVWVCQCWKIHWRPAEIKCTDCGSFIPLSTPSRRRGLNSQTIHCFSLSIPPFAL encoded by the exons ATGAAAGTCTCACTGGCGCCATTTGGCGGAAACGGGATAAACCCCACGAGTATCCTCCATCCTGAGCCGCACAttccaccctcttcctgTGGTTTGCCTGATTGCTTGCCCGTCACCTGCTTGGTTCCTCGTCTCTCACCTCCTCACGAGGACAGCGCTATTTCGAGATATCATTTCTGTTTCAGCTTCTCGTCGTGCATCTCACGCATAGCCCGCCGACCTGGATTCAAGCTACCACCACA ATCACTACAGGACAAGGTGTGGTGTGTTGTTCGGGTGGATAAGGTACCTCGACTGCTACCTGACGCCTCAAATCGGCTTGATGAAAGTCTCTCCCCCGTTGCGACACAACCCGCTGCAGGTCAAAGTGTGCCCCAGCCCAGCCTACAGCACATCTGGTTCcctcacccctccatccctgTCTGCAGGGCCCGCCGTCGAGGTTCCTGGACTGTCGCGGTTCAAGCAGGGCCTGAAGAGAAAGGCCCCCTATTCAGTCTTCATCCACGAGTCCTGCTCCCGGTGCCGAAGCCTTCTCCCGCCGACCACTCGGTCAACGCCCCAGCTGCCGTctgcatcaacaccacagctCCCGCAGCCAGCCGCTCAACATTCATAAGAGGAACCCGGTTCCCTTCCCATTCCTGGCTATCAGCCCTGGCCCACAACCCTTCTACCTTGACATTTCTACCTCGACACCTTTCAGCCAAAACCATGCTTGAAGTAACGGGCTACCCGCAACAGCAGTATTTCGGAGGTCCTGCACACCGTGTATTCCCTCCTTTGCCTCCGGCAGTGCCGTtgtcatcctccacccctgAACTTCTCCGCGAAGTGGCCTTCAATGCGTCCAATTATTATTCCTCCTCGAACCCAGCCACAAAGCAGCAGGCAGAGACTCGCTCGGCATCTGTATCTTCTGTGTCGTCCTCGACATCTCTCTCAAGTCCCCCAAGCATGCAGCGTGGAACCAGTTCCCGGACGATATCACCAGTGCCTAGCATGACAGATTCAGCAATCGGGAACGCTCTGGTAGCCGGCACTCACTACCAGCAgtctcctcaacctcagtCTTACACCCCGCAAGCACACACAACATTGTCGCTGCCGAGCCCATCCCAATATTTTCAGGCGCACATGGCTCCTCCTGCGACTCTCTACTCGTCACTTTCTCAGAGACAATACTCGCAGTCGCAACACTACGGTTACCAAGTCGGCTCGAttccctcccatccttcgCCACTATCGATGCAGAGCTTTCCTGGACTGGGCTTCACCCACTTCGCCATCTCGTCTTACCACTCTCCATCGTCGGATCTTCACTCGTATCAAACGTCCCCATTGCTCCAATACCGGCCAGAAGTACGAGGCCCGTCCCCATTTCTCAAGGGACTGCAGAGCTTGCCTCCCCATATCATCAGCCGGATCCACAGGTCATTCACCTATCTAGAATGCTTCCAGGTGTCCAAAGTGTCCCGCTGGTTCAAGGAGAAATTCgaccccgccaacctcccagTCGAAGACAAGATTGCTGGAGTTCGTTATGCGGAACAATACTATCGCCGTTACTTCCCCGGCCGCGCTTCCTCTTCCAATGCGAGTGGAAGCGGCAGGGAGTACGATGCCAAGCACCCTGGATCATTCGGGTGCTACCACTGCTTCCAAATCAAGGGTCCAGAGTGTTTTGAGCAATTCAAATGGAACAACCACCCAGAGGACGACGGAAACAACGAGACAGGCTCTTCCGCTAGTACGCTGGGGCCCGGTGCCGTCTCAGTTCGCTCGACGCCGCCGAAGTCTTCCGTGTCGGCCTACTCTTCGACAGGTAACCCGCATTACGACCCGAGCCTTACGAGAAGCAGCGtcacggcggcggcaaacAATAGTCGCCGGGCGAGCAGAGCAGAAAGCACTGGAAGTCCAGCATCGTCTTCCACCGCGGCAGGTGGCAGCATGCCATCGACGGACTCTCCGCGAATCAAAGAGACTTGGGGAATCCGCCGGTTCTGCATTGACTGCGGTATCAGGAAGCAATACTATCGCCCTGGCGATCTGATTGAGCTTTGCAAGACCAAAGAGGCGGTTTGGGTGTGCCAATGTTGGAAAATTCACTGGCGGCCTGCCGAGATCAAATGCACTGACTGTGGGTCGTTCATTCCTCTTTCGACGCCAAgtaggagaagagg GCTTAACTCTCAAACGATTCATTGTTTTTCCTTGTCGATTCCGCCTTTTGCTCTTTAG